A genome region from Natronobeatus ordinarius includes the following:
- the rio1 gene encoding serine/threonine-protein kinase Rio1 has product MADEFGLVDLEEADTPGDEWEEIDVADTEADRIARKRDREFEDFQKRIKDADQFKVEQSVFDDATFAALYKLVQDGYVEAFGGPISTGKEANVYHALGDERDVAVKVYRINASNFRQMRDYLEGDPRFEGLGGKKKDVVLAWVKKELANLERARKAGIRVPEPIAAERNVLVMEYIGNEDGRAKRLGEVHIENPQTAYEVMREYMRRLYSAGLIHGDLSEYNVVFHEGQLVVIDLGQAVTVHHPNSREFLERDCKNVANFFARQGLEVTGDDVLEFVTDADPDPSRE; this is encoded by the coding sequence ATGGCAGACGAGTTCGGGCTGGTAGACCTGGAGGAAGCCGACACCCCCGGCGACGAGTGGGAGGAGATCGACGTCGCCGACACGGAGGCAGATCGCATCGCCCGCAAGCGCGACCGGGAGTTCGAGGACTTCCAGAAGCGCATCAAGGACGCCGACCAGTTCAAGGTCGAGCAGTCGGTGTTCGACGACGCGACGTTCGCCGCCCTCTACAAGCTCGTTCAGGACGGCTACGTCGAGGCCTTTGGCGGGCCGATCTCGACGGGCAAGGAGGCCAACGTCTACCACGCGCTCGGGGACGAGCGCGACGTGGCGGTCAAAGTCTACCGGATCAACGCCTCGAACTTCCGGCAGATGCGCGATTATCTGGAGGGTGACCCCCGCTTCGAGGGCCTGGGTGGGAAGAAAAAGGACGTCGTCCTCGCGTGGGTCAAAAAGGAGCTGGCGAACCTCGAGCGGGCGCGGAAGGCGGGCATCCGCGTCCCCGAACCGATCGCCGCCGAGCGCAACGTCCTCGTGATGGAGTACATCGGCAACGAGGACGGCCGCGCGAAGCGACTGGGGGAGGTTCACATCGAGAACCCCCAGACGGCTTACGAGGTGATGCGCGAGTACATGCGCCGGCTCTACTCGGCGGGACTCATCCACGGCGACCTGAGCGAGTACAACGTCGTCTTCCACGAGGGCCAGCTGGTGGTGATCGACCTCGGCCAGGCCGTCACTGTCCATCACCCAAACAGCCGGGAGTTCCTCGAGCGCGACTGCAAAAACGTCGCGAACTTCTTCGCCCGCCAGGGACTCGAGGTCACCGGCGACGACGTCCTCGAGTTCGTGACCGACGCCGATCCCGACCCGTCACGAGAGTAG
- the argF gene encoding ornithine carbamoyltransferase, translated as MTTNTPTDDRHAQPRHFLDVDDLSREELFAVLDRAAEYKRALEAGDEHAHLPDKTLGMLFQKASTRTRVSFETGMTQLGGHAIFLGADDIQLGRGEPLKDTSRALSRYVDVLMARVFKHENVEVLAEYADVPVVNGLTDDAHPCQTLADLQTIREQFGGFDGVSGSDATGGSSDGGFDGVSATWIGDGNNVAQSFVLGCAMAGVDLTVATPEEHAVDEATLERAAELGAAPTTTTDPVEAVEGADVVYTDVWVSMGQEDEREIRLRRFDGFQLNEELLAHAPGASVMHCLPAHRGEEITDAVLEGERSIVFDQAENRLHAQKALLVELFESFDA; from the coding sequence ATGACGACGAACACACCAACCGACGACCGTCACGCACAGCCCAGACACTTCCTCGACGTCGACGACCTCTCCCGAGAGGAGCTGTTCGCCGTCCTCGACCGGGCGGCCGAGTACAAACGCGCCCTCGAGGCCGGCGACGAGCACGCCCACCTCCCCGATAAGACGCTGGGAATGCTCTTCCAGAAGGCGAGCACGCGAACGCGTGTCTCCTTCGAGACGGGGATGACCCAGCTCGGCGGCCACGCCATCTTCCTCGGCGCCGACGACATCCAGCTCGGCCGGGGCGAGCCGCTGAAGGACACCTCACGGGCACTCTCGCGGTACGTCGACGTGCTGATGGCCCGGGTGTTCAAACACGAGAACGTCGAGGTGCTCGCCGAGTACGCCGATGTCCCTGTCGTCAACGGGCTCACCGACGACGCCCACCCCTGCCAGACGCTCGCGGACCTCCAGACGATCCGCGAGCAGTTCGGCGGGTTCGACGGTGTCTCCGGGAGCGACGCGACCGGAGGCTCGTCGGACGGCGGGTTCGACGGTGTCTCGGCGACCTGGATCGGCGACGGCAACAACGTCGCCCAGTCGTTCGTCCTTGGCTGTGCGATGGCGGGGGTCGACCTCACCGTCGCCACGCCCGAAGAACACGCCGTCGACGAGGCGACCCTCGAGCGGGCGGCCGAACTCGGTGCCGCACCGACGACGACGACCGATCCCGTCGAGGCGGTCGAGGGAGCAGACGTCGTCTACACCGACGTCTGGGTCAGCATGGGCCAGGAGGACGAACGCGAGATCCGTCTGCGGCGGTTCGACGGCTTCCAGCTCAACGAGGAACTGCTCGCACACGCCCCCGGGGCGTCCGTTATGCACTGTCTGCCCGCCCACCGTGGCGAGGAGATCACCGACGCCGTCCTCGAGGGCGAGCGCTCGATCGTCTTCGATCAGGCGGAGAACCGACTCCACGCCCAGAAGGCGCTGCTCGTGGAACTGTTCGAGTCGTTCGACGCCTGA
- a CDS encoding [LysW]-lysine hydrolase translates to MSTSTSEPTAVSLEEARELLVDLVSTPSPSGEERDAAKRLVEFFETHDREVWIDAVGNVRAPANDAVLLTSHVDTVPGEIPVEVEEAGDDEILWGRGSVDATGPLAAMAAAAVRTGVSFVGVVGEEENSRGARYLVGDREAPDAVVNGEPSGADGITLGYRGILSGTYVATSESGHTSRPDPNAIQHAIRWWTAVEATFEGAEYEPVFEQVTAKPVDVDGGTSEDGLSVEATMDVQLRVPPSLDVDSVREAAEAELEVGTVTWKDAVPPVMTSPRTDVARAFRVAIRAEGMEPRLLRKTGTSDMNVYAGAWDCPMATYGPGDSDLDHAPDERLSLAEFDRSVAVLECVAARLRDDA, encoded by the coding sequence ATGAGCACGAGCACGAGCGAGCCGACGGCGGTCTCACTCGAGGAGGCCCGCGAGTTGCTCGTCGATCTCGTCTCGACCCCCTCGCCCTCGGGTGAGGAACGCGACGCAGCGAAGCGACTCGTCGAGTTTTTCGAGACGCACGACCGCGAGGTCTGGATCGACGCGGTCGGCAACGTTCGCGCGCCGGCGAACGACGCCGTCCTGCTCACCTCGCACGTCGACACCGTCCCGGGAGAGATCCCCGTCGAGGTCGAGGAGGCCGGCGACGACGAGATCCTCTGGGGCCGTGGCAGCGTCGACGCGACGGGGCCGCTCGCCGCGATGGCCGCGGCGGCCGTCCGCACGGGCGTCTCGTTCGTCGGCGTCGTCGGCGAGGAGGAGAACTCCCGCGGCGCGCGCTACCTGGTCGGCGACCGCGAGGCCCCCGACGCCGTCGTCAACGGCGAACCGTCGGGCGCCGACGGGATCACCCTCGGCTACCGGGGGATCCTCTCCGGTACGTACGTCGCGACCAGCGAGTCGGGCCACACCTCCCGGCCGGATCCGAACGCGATCCAGCACGCGATCCGCTGGTGGACCGCCGTCGAGGCGACCTTCGAGGGAGCGGAGTACGAACCCGTCTTCGAGCAGGTGACGGCCAAGCCCGTCGACGTCGACGGCGGCACGAGCGAGGACGGCCTCTCCGTCGAGGCGACGATGGACGTCCAGCTCCGGGTCCCGCCGTCGCTCGACGTCGACTCGGTTCGGGAGGCCGCCGAGGCCGAACTCGAGGTCGGGACCGTCACCTGGAAGGACGCGGTGCCGCCGGTGATGACGAGCCCGCGGACGGACGTCGCCCGGGCGTTCCGCGTCGCTATTCGCGCGGAGGGGATGGAGCCACGACTGCTCCGAAAGACCGGCACCAGCGACATGAACGTCTACGCGGGTGCGTGGGACTGCCCGATGGCGACCTACGGACCCGGCGATTCGGACCTCGATCACGCCCCCGACGAGCGCCTCTCGCTCGCCGAGTTCGACCGCTCGGTCGCGGTCTTAGAATGCGTCGCAGCGCGACTCCGCGACGACGCCTGA
- a CDS encoding tryptophan--tRNA ligase — MTDTPADTNESTSDHPSIDRPGADEAFVVTPYAVSGEVDYGRLLERFGADPLTDEQIARFPDHPLVRRRTFYAGRDVDRHLEAAEAGESHAIVTGRGPSGPMHLGHVPPLYLAKRFQEATGATVYLPLSDDEKYLAKAQSFASIGEHTRENLRDVLAVGFDPEKTRIVVDTADADVVYPIAVRLSKHLTPATVEAVYGETDTVGLQFYPAVQATHLLLPQFVEGRQPTLVPIAVDQDPHVRVCRDVAGKEALPVSKPGALLGRFLPGLEGPGKMSSSGDAPSIELTDDPETVAETIRRHAYTGGQATLEEHREKGGDPTVDVPFQYLRYVFEPDDDRLERLASDYRSGDLLSGDLKEVAIDRITDFLADHQRRRDALGDLVDELEPYRLTASERRRALESAGLPTTLR, encoded by the coding sequence ATGACGGACACGCCAGCCGACACGAATGAATCGACTTCCGACCACCCGTCCATCGATCGACCTGGGGCCGACGAGGCGTTCGTCGTCACTCCCTACGCCGTCTCCGGCGAGGTCGACTACGGGCGCCTCCTCGAGCGGTTCGGCGCCGATCCGCTCACCGACGAGCAGATCGCTCGGTTCCCGGACCATCCGCTGGTTCGCCGGCGGACCTTCTACGCCGGTCGGGACGTCGACCGCCACCTCGAGGCCGCCGAGGCAGGCGAGTCCCACGCGATCGTCACCGGTCGGGGGCCGTCGGGGCCGATGCATCTCGGACACGTCCCCCCGCTGTACCTCGCAAAGCGCTTCCAGGAGGCGACGGGGGCGACCGTCTACCTCCCGCTGTCCGACGACGAGAAGTACCTCGCGAAGGCTCAGTCGTTCGCGTCGATCGGCGAGCACACGCGGGAGAACCTCCGCGACGTTCTCGCCGTCGGCTTCGACCCCGAGAAGACCCGGATCGTGGTCGACACCGCCGACGCCGACGTCGTCTACCCGATCGCCGTTCGCCTCTCGAAACACCTCACGCCCGCGACGGTCGAGGCCGTTTACGGCGAGACCGACACCGTGGGGCTGCAGTTTTACCCCGCGGTGCAGGCGACCCACCTCCTGCTCCCACAGTTCGTCGAGGGGCGCCAGCCGACGCTCGTCCCGATCGCCGTCGACCAGGATCCCCACGTCCGGGTCTGTCGCGACGTGGCGGGCAAGGAGGCGCTACCGGTCTCGAAACCGGGCGCGCTGCTCGGCCGGTTCCTCCCTGGGCTCGAGGGACCGGGCAAGATGAGCTCCTCGGGCGATGCTCCGTCGATCGAACTCACTGACGACCCGGAGACGGTCGCCGAGACGATCCGCCGTCACGCCTACACGGGCGGCCAGGCGACCCTCGAGGAACACCGCGAGAAGGGCGGCGACCCGACGGTTGACGTCCCGTTCCAGTACCTGCGATACGTCTTCGAACCCGACGACGACCGCCTCGAGCGACTCGCCTCCGACTACCGATCCGGGGACCTGCTCAGCGGCGACCTCAAGGAGGTCGCGATCGACCGCATCACCGACTTCCTCGCCGACCACCAGCGCCGACGCGACGCGCTGGGCGACCTCGTCGACGAACTCGAGCCCTACCGCCTGACGGCGAGTGAGCGACGGCGGGCGCTCGAGTCGGCCGGGCTGCCGACGACCCTCCGCTAG